Proteins co-encoded in one Dasypus novemcinctus isolate mDasNov1 chromosome 6, mDasNov1.1.hap2, whole genome shotgun sequence genomic window:
- the LOC111761895 gene encoding zinc finger protein 709-like isoform X1, with the protein MPAQVLIMESQELVTFKDVAVDFTQEEWDILDSSERKLFREVMLENINHLVSVGRKSAFKKWEMIEMLFNPLICGKDTSEIMSLQRSNIQRNSFKCNYLQEDSTDRSTVTRYALIYMTKKTCFCSTMAKLHSDHSAFNQHKQNHDCQYSFREYERTHTGQKYYLCHICGKYFAHCYSLKQHERTHTLEKHHECHLSGKVFSQYSKLKQHEGTHTSEKPYACHPCGKYFTLCSYLKQHERTHTGEKPHECHLCGKSFIHHCYLKQHERTHLREKSLQCHVCGKGFSQYFSLKKHERTHTGEKPYACHLCGKCFTQRSSLKDHERIHTGEKPHECHICGKGFGKYSALKTHERTHTGEKPYACHLCGKSFTHHSSLRNHERIHTGEKPHECHLCGKSFTHHSSLRNHERIHTGEKPHECHICGKGFRRYSDLKKHERTHTGEKPYACPLCGKSFTQISSLKTHERTHTREKPHECHLCGKSFTHHSYLKQHEKIHTGEKPHECHLCGKSFTHHSYLKQHERTHTGEKPHECHVCGKGFSQNFNLKQHERIHTREKLHECHICGKGFSQYSNLKNHKRTHTGEKPYACHLCGKCFTQCISLKEHERTHTGEKPHECHICGKSFTHRSSLRQHERIHTGEKPHECHTRDKGFS; encoded by the exons ATGCCAGCTCAAGTATTGATAATGGAATCACAG GAGTTAGTGACCTTCAAAGATGTAGCTgtagacttcacccaggaagagtgggacaTACTAGACTCCTCTGAGAGAAAGCtattcagagaagtgatgctggagaatatcaatcaTCTGGTCTCAGTGG GCAGGAAAAGTgcctttaaaaaatgggaaatgatagaaatgttaTTCAACCCACTTATCTGTGGGAAAGACACTTCTGAAATCATGTCATTG CAGAGATCTAACATTCAAAGAAATTCCTTCAAATGCAATTATTTGCAAGAAGATTCCACTGACAGATCCACAGTGACTCGATATGCTTTAATTTACATGACaaagaaaacatgtttttgcAGCACAATGGCAAAACTACACAGTGACCATTCAGCATTTAATCAGCATAAGCAGAATCATGATTGCCAGTATTCTTTTAGAGAATATGAGAGAACTCATACTGGACAGAAATACTATTTATGCCATATCTGTGGGAAATATTTTGCTCATTGCTattcccttaaacaacatgagagaactcacactctAGAAAAACATCATGAATGTCATCTATCTGGCAAAGTCTTCAGTCAGTATTCTAAACTCAAACAACATGAGGGAACTCACACTagtgagaaaccctatgcatgtcATCCATGTGGGAAATACTTCACTCTTTGCTCTtaccttaaacaacatgagaggactcacactggagagaaaccccatgaatgtcatctttgtggtaAATCCTTCATTCATCACTGTTACCTTAAGCAACATGAGAGGACTCACCTTAGAGAGAAATCTCTTCAATGTCACGTATGTGGAAAAGGCTTCAGTCAATATTTTAGtcttaaaaaacatgagagaactcacactggtgagaaaccttatgcatgtcatctatgtgggaaatgcttcacTCAACGCTCTTCCCTTAAAGATCATGAgaggattcacactggagagaaaccccatgaatgtcatatATGTGGCAAAGGCTTTGGAAAATATTCTGCTCTTAAAacacatgagagaactcacactggtgagaaaccctatgcatgtcATCTATGTGGTAAATCCTTCACACATCACTCTTCCCTTAGAAACCATGAgaggattcacactggagagaaaccccatgaatgtcatctatgtggtaaATCCTTCACTCATCACTCTTCTCTTAGAAATCATGAgaggattcacactggagagaaaccccatgaatgtcatatATGTGGCAAAGGCTTCAGAAGATATTCTGAtcttaaaaaacatgagaggactcacactggtgagaaaccctatgcatgtcCTCTGTGTGGGAAAAGCTTCACTCAAATCTCTTCACTTAAAAcacatgagaggactcacactagagagaaaccccatgaatgtcacctATGTGGTAAATCCTTCACTCATCACTCTtaccttaaacaacatgagaagattcacactggagagaaaccccatgaatgtcatctatgtggtaaATCCTTCACTCATCACTCTtaccttaaacaacatgagaggacccacactggagagaaaccacatgAATGTCATGTATGTGGAAAAGGCTTCAGCCAAAATTTTAatcttaaacaacatgagaggatTCACACTAGAGAGAAACTGCATGAGTGTCATATATGTGGCAAAGGCTTCAGTCAATATTCTAATCTTAAAAATCataagagaactcacactggtgagaaaccctatgcatgtcatctatgtgggaaatgcttcacTCAATGCATTTCCCTTAAAgaacatgagaggactcacactggtgagaaaccccatgaatgtcatatATGTGGTAAATCCTTCACGCATCGCTCTTcccttagacaacatgagaggattcacactggagagaaaccccatgaatgtcatacACGTGACAAAGGCTTCAGTTGA
- the LOC111761895 gene encoding zinc finger protein 709-like isoform X2, with protein sequence MPAQVLIMESQELVTFKDVAVDFTQEEWDILDSSERKLFREVMLENINHLVSVGRKSAFKKWEMIEMLFNPLICGKDTSEIMSLRSNIQRNSFKCNYLQEDSTDRSTVTRYALIYMTKKTCFCSTMAKLHSDHSAFNQHKQNHDCQYSFREYERTHTGQKYYLCHICGKYFAHCYSLKQHERTHTLEKHHECHLSGKVFSQYSKLKQHEGTHTSEKPYACHPCGKYFTLCSYLKQHERTHTGEKPHECHLCGKSFIHHCYLKQHERTHLREKSLQCHVCGKGFSQYFSLKKHERTHTGEKPYACHLCGKCFTQRSSLKDHERIHTGEKPHECHICGKGFGKYSALKTHERTHTGEKPYACHLCGKSFTHHSSLRNHERIHTGEKPHECHLCGKSFTHHSSLRNHERIHTGEKPHECHICGKGFRRYSDLKKHERTHTGEKPYACPLCGKSFTQISSLKTHERTHTREKPHECHLCGKSFTHHSYLKQHEKIHTGEKPHECHLCGKSFTHHSYLKQHERTHTGEKPHECHVCGKGFSQNFNLKQHERIHTREKLHECHICGKGFSQYSNLKNHKRTHTGEKPYACHLCGKCFTQCISLKEHERTHTGEKPHECHICGKSFTHRSSLRQHERIHTGEKPHECHTRDKGFS encoded by the exons ATGCCAGCTCAAGTATTGATAATGGAATCACAG GAGTTAGTGACCTTCAAAGATGTAGCTgtagacttcacccaggaagagtgggacaTACTAGACTCCTCTGAGAGAAAGCtattcagagaagtgatgctggagaatatcaatcaTCTGGTCTCAGTGG GCAGGAAAAGTgcctttaaaaaatgggaaatgatagaaatgttaTTCAACCCACTTATCTGTGGGAAAGACACTTCTGAAATCATGTCATTG AGATCTAACATTCAAAGAAATTCCTTCAAATGCAATTATTTGCAAGAAGATTCCACTGACAGATCCACAGTGACTCGATATGCTTTAATTTACATGACaaagaaaacatgtttttgcAGCACAATGGCAAAACTACACAGTGACCATTCAGCATTTAATCAGCATAAGCAGAATCATGATTGCCAGTATTCTTTTAGAGAATATGAGAGAACTCATACTGGACAGAAATACTATTTATGCCATATCTGTGGGAAATATTTTGCTCATTGCTattcccttaaacaacatgagagaactcacactctAGAAAAACATCATGAATGTCATCTATCTGGCAAAGTCTTCAGTCAGTATTCTAAACTCAAACAACATGAGGGAACTCACACTagtgagaaaccctatgcatgtcATCCATGTGGGAAATACTTCACTCTTTGCTCTtaccttaaacaacatgagaggactcacactggagagaaaccccatgaatgtcatctttgtggtaAATCCTTCATTCATCACTGTTACCTTAAGCAACATGAGAGGACTCACCTTAGAGAGAAATCTCTTCAATGTCACGTATGTGGAAAAGGCTTCAGTCAATATTTTAGtcttaaaaaacatgagagaactcacactggtgagaaaccttatgcatgtcatctatgtgggaaatgcttcacTCAACGCTCTTCCCTTAAAGATCATGAgaggattcacactggagagaaaccccatgaatgtcatatATGTGGCAAAGGCTTTGGAAAATATTCTGCTCTTAAAacacatgagagaactcacactggtgagaaaccctatgcatgtcATCTATGTGGTAAATCCTTCACACATCACTCTTCCCTTAGAAACCATGAgaggattcacactggagagaaaccccatgaatgtcatctatgtggtaaATCCTTCACTCATCACTCTTCTCTTAGAAATCATGAgaggattcacactggagagaaaccccatgaatgtcatatATGTGGCAAAGGCTTCAGAAGATATTCTGAtcttaaaaaacatgagaggactcacactggtgagaaaccctatgcatgtcCTCTGTGTGGGAAAAGCTTCACTCAAATCTCTTCACTTAAAAcacatgagaggactcacactagagagaaaccccatgaatgtcacctATGTGGTAAATCCTTCACTCATCACTCTtaccttaaacaacatgagaagattcacactggagagaaaccccatgaatgtcatctatgtggtaaATCCTTCACTCATCACTCTtaccttaaacaacatgagaggacccacactggagagaaaccacatgAATGTCATGTATGTGGAAAAGGCTTCAGCCAAAATTTTAatcttaaacaacatgagaggatTCACACTAGAGAGAAACTGCATGAGTGTCATATATGTGGCAAAGGCTTCAGTCAATATTCTAATCTTAAAAATCataagagaactcacactggtgagaaaccctatgcatgtcatctatgtgggaaatgcttcacTCAATGCATTTCCCTTAAAgaacatgagaggactcacactggtgagaaaccccatgaatgtcatatATGTGGTAAATCCTTCACGCATCGCTCTTcccttagacaacatgagaggattcacactggagagaaaccccatgaatgtcatacACGTGACAAAGGCTTCAGTTGA